From Pyrenophora tritici-repentis strain M4 chromosome 1, whole genome shotgun sequence, the proteins below share one genomic window:
- a CDS encoding FAP multi-domain protein: MILIVAIPSYYLTSSYAFTPSPKTHPTTSTRYIALGPTASSSLATRNHKIAKDVLTWGWLVYSADTSLPGNAAWFAKYQAAAKDKGWEEDLWRIWQSEHGVRILAREKVRRKGERGVRGMVERVAGWVRREIDWRGVREGVLREWEEQRRVARGKGDEKEGEVERQVKKSESIISLKGSFMQRIEGLTGTKEMEEGWESDILPTVLLMDSVLEDGNPFFLAN, encoded by the coding sequence ATGATACTCATAGTAGCAATCCCTAGCTACTACCTCACCTCCTCCTACGCCTTCACGCCCTCCCCAAAAACCCACCCCACAACAAGCACCCGCTACATCGCCCTCGGCCCCACCGCGTCCTCCTCCCTCGCAACGCGCAACCACAAAATCGCAAAAGACGTGTTAACCTGGGGCTGGCTCGTCTACTCCGCTGACACATCGCTCCCCGGAAACGCAGCCTGGTTCGCGAAATATCAGGCCGCGGCAAAGGATAAGGGCTGGGAGGAGGATCTTTGGCGGATCTGGCAGAGCGAGCATGGTGTTAGGATTTTAGCTAGGGAGAAGGTGAGGAGGAAGGGGGAGCGTGGGGTGAGGGGAATGGTAGAGAGGGTGGCAGGGTGGGTTAGAAGGGAGATTGATTGGAGGGGAGTAAGGGAGGGGGTGTTGAGGGAGTGGGAGGAGCAGAGGAGGGTGGCGAGAGGGAAGGGGGATGAGAAAGAGGGAGAAGTGGAAAGGCAAGTGAAGAAGAGTGAGTCGATTATTTCGCTAAAGGGGTCTTTTATGCAGAGGATTGAGGGGTTGACGGGGACTAAGGAGATGGAGGAAGGGTGGGAGAGTGATATATTACCAACGGTGTTGCTGATGGATTCGGTATTGGAGGATGGTAACCCGTTTTTCCTGGCAAATTAG
- a CDS encoding GCD2, Translation initiation factor 2B subunit, eIF-2B alpha-beta-delta family produces MSTTDPAAAAPAKTAPTFDIVATYRRILQDDPELTMPVAAIESLVEAISQSSVSTVAETLDLLERHTSALKASIANPISLSAGTDLFQRYLITTLNRPASLNLGPDDDFRAIRNHLLSNGKLFVDRAKQSREKIASFGKHFIRDGATVLTNGGSRVVGALLRRAAESSTLRFKVIYVLPASNSLDSKEGLQTVSDLREHNVPVATIPDSAVAYSLGKVDMVIVGAEGVVENGGIISRMGTYQLGVLAKSKGKPFYVVAESHKFVRLYPLRTVKPLEAHDAVDVTPPDLISGIITESGVLTPSAVSEELIKIWF; encoded by the exons ATGAGTACCACTGACCCAGCAGCGGCCGCACCCGCCAAAACAGCACCCACCTTCGACATAGTCGCGACCTACCGCCGCATCCTCCAAGATGACCCGGAACTCACCATGCCCGTAGCAGCCATCGAATCGCTCGTAGAAGCCATCTCACAAAGTAGCGTCTCCACGGTAGCCGAAACGCTCGACCTCCTCGAACGCCACACATCCGCCCTAAAAGCCTCCATCGCGAACCCAATCTCCCTCTCCGCCGGCACCGACCTCTTCCAACGATACCTAATCACAACCCTGAACCGCCCCGCGAGTCTAAACCTCGGCCCCGACGACGACTTCCGCGCAATTCGCAACCACCTACTTTCGAACGGCAAGCTCTTCGTGGACCGCGCCAAGCAAAGCCGCGAGAAAATTGCTAGTTTCGGTAAACATTTCATTCGCGATGGGGCTACCGTGCTTACGAACGGGGGGTCGCGCGTTGTAGGCGCTTTATTGCGTCGAGCTGCTGAGTCAAGCACGCTCCGGTTTAAAGTCATCTACGTACTGCCGGCCTCCAACTCGCTCGATTCGAAAGAAGGATTGCAAACGGTGTCGGACCTACGCGAACACAATGTCCCCGTTGCTACGATCCCCGATTCTGCAGTCGCGTACTCGCTGGGCAAAGTCGACATGGTAATCGTTGGTGCTGAAGGCGTTGTAGAAAACGGAGGCATCATTTCGCGCATGGGGACGTACCAACTCGGCGTGCTGGCGAAGAGCAAAGGAAAACCGTTTTATGTGGTCGCCGAGAGTCATAAGTTTGTGAGGTTGTATCCGCTTA GGACTGTTAAGCCGCTTGAGGCTCATGATGCTGTTGATGTTACT CCACCCGACCTCATCTCCGGTATAATAACCGAATCCGGTgtcctcaccccctcagctgTATCTGAGGAATTGATTAAAATCTGGTTTTGA
- a CDS encoding RIO serine-threonine protein kinase fused to N-terminal HTH domain protein, whose amino-acid sequence MKLNVKNIRYLLPDDWRVLRATETGSRNHELVPTALISQIASLRSGTGVHRCISNLAKLGLIAKIQNAKYDGYRLTYGGLDYLALHTHQKASTVYSVGNQIGIGKESDIIVCASDTGKQLVLKIHRLGRISFRTVKANRDYLRNRQGGSWMYMSRLAAVKEYEFMKALRAEGFPVPEPLGQNRHTVVMSLIDAFPLRQISKVGDPATLYSELMTLIVRLAQYGLIHGDFNEFNILVEEHTEKDGSVTLIPTIIDFPQMVSIDHANAEYYFDRDVACIKRYFDRRYGFTSDEPGPFLKDATKNLVKRLDVEVQASGFSKKMAKELELPSPTGEMTILDIRDNDPLPDLSDIKPPPPVEKPMTTREAKKKAGWIL is encoded by the exons ATGAAATTAAACGTCAAGAACATCCGTTATCTCCTCCCCGATGACTGGAGAGTTCTGAGAGCG ACAGAGACGGGCAGTCGCAACCATGAACTTGTACCTACCGCTTTGATTTCGCAAATTGCCTCTCTCCGCTCAGGCACCGGCGTTCACAGGTGTATATCCAATCTTGCCAAACTCGGTCTCATCGCCAAAATTCAGAACGCAAAGTATGACGGCTACCGACTCACATATGGCGGACTGGACTACCTCGCCCTACACACGCACCAAAAGGCGTCGACGGTGTACTCTGTAGGAAACCAGATTGGCATAGGAAAAGAGTCGGACATTATCGTTTGCGCTTCGGATACGGGCAAGCAGCTGGTTCTCAAGATCCACCGCCTGGGTCGCATATCCTTCCGTACCGTCAAGGCGAACCGCGACTACCTACGCAATCGACAGGGAGGCTCTTGGATGTACATGTCGCGCCTCGCCGCCGTGAAAGAGTACGAGTTTATGAAGGCGCTGCGAGCCGAAGGCTTTCCAGTGCCCGAACCGCTCGGCCAGAACAGACACACGGTAGTGATGAGCCTCATCGACGCTTTTCCCTTGCGCCAGATTTCCAAAGTCGGCGATCCCGCGACCCTCTACTCAGAACTCATGACTCTCATCGTTCGCCTCGCACAATACGGTCTTATCCATGGTGACTTTAACGAGTTCAACATCCTAGTCGAGGAGCACACAGAGAAGGACGGCAGCGTAACGCTAATACCTACTATTATTGATTTCCCGCAAATGGTCTCGATAGATCACGCCAACGCTGAGTACTACTTTGACCGCGATGTCGCTTGCATAAAGCGTTACTTTGACCGCCGCTATGGCTTCACAAGCGACGAGCCAGGCCCATTCCTCAAGGACGCAACCAAGAATCTTGTCAAGAGACTAGACGTCGAAGTGCAGGCGTCAGGCTTCAGCAAGAAGATGGCAAAGGAGCTGGAGCT CCCCTCTCCAACCGGAGAAATGACCATCCTAGACATCAGAGACAATGATCCCCTCCCCGACCTCAGCGATATCAAACCTCCGCCACCAGTCGAGAAGCCCATGACGACGAGAGAGGCGAAGAAGAAAGCTGGTTGGATTTTATAG
- a CDS encoding RPN1, 26S proteasome regulatory complex component has protein sequence MAKDDEKKPTAADKGKGKAPAANDADTAKDAKPDVEDKKAGVATTGEELSEEDQQLKSDLDMLAERILGPDTSLYKPALEQVKEFIKTSTSSMTAVPKPLKFLRPHYENLEKAYASWPGGENKQSLADMMSVLGMTYSDEERLDCLKYRLEAPSTDLGSWGHEYMRHLALEIGTEYQNRLNEDKSTDDLTDLASNLVPFFLKHNAEADAVDVLSELEMIDQIEQYIDENTYSRVALYMVSNVPLLTYPDNDKFLRTTYRIYAKYKQYTQAMTIAIRLHDNDLIMNAFTATNDKSIRRQMALLCGRQRICIDATDDDDAELQECMNNTRLTDHFQALGKELNILDPKTPDDIYKTHLESSRTAGLTNTDSARHNLASAFVNAFVNAGFANDKLMLAENTKASWVWKTKEEGMLSTTASLGMLMLWDVEEGLDKVDPFTHVEDDMVKAGAMLATGIFNSGVRMDSDPAIALLGDEDNINSKNKNIRLASIMGLGLAYAGSNKTDLLEVLLPIVTDTSLDMQLSAMAALSLGMIFVGSANGDVTDALMNTLLDEDRTKQLKDKWTRFMALGLALLFFGQQEEVDVILETLKALDHPMAKSASVLTEVCAWAGTGAVLKIQQLLHICNEHIEEDDEKKGDELLQSYAVIGLSLVAMGEDVGQEMILRTLGHLMHYGEANIRKAVPLALGLISPSNPQMKVYDTLSRYSHDNDNDVAINAIFAMGLCGAGTNNARLAQLLRQLASYYHRDPNALFMVRIAQGLLHAGKGTLSLNPFHTDRQVLSRVAASGLLTVLVSLIDAKSFIVGDSHYLLYYLTTAMAPRFLITLDEELKPLIVNVRVGQAVDIVGQAGRPKTITGWQTQSTPVLLAHGERAELEDEKYISLTNVLEGVVILRKNPEWED, from the exons ATGGCCAAGGACGACGAGAAGAAGCCCACGGCCGCCGAcaagggcaagggcaaggCGCCCGCTGCCAATGATGCAGATACGGCAAAGGATGCAAAGCCAGATGTCGAGGACAAGAAGGCCGGCGTCGCAACCACTGGCG AGGAGCTCAGTGAGGAGGACCAGCAGCTCAAGAGCGATCTTGACATGCTGGCAGAGCGGATACTG GGTCCCGATACCAGCCTCTATAAGCCGGCCCTCGAGCAGGTCAAGGAGTTCATCAAGACATCGACGAGCTCAATGACTGCCGTGCCCAAGCCTCTCAAATTCCTCCGGCCACACTACGAGAACCTAGAGAAGGCCTACGCATCATGGCCCGGCGGCGAGAACAAG CAATCGCTTGCCGATATGATGTCGGTATTGGGAATGACATACTCGGATGAGGAGCGTCTGGATTGCCTAAAGTACCGCCTCGAGGCGCCATCAACAGATCTCGGCTCATGGGGCCATGAGTACATGCGCCATCTTGCGCTCGAGATTGGCACCGAATATCAAAACCGCCTGAATGAAGACAAGTCAACCGACGATCTCACCGACCTCGCCTCGAACCTTGTCCCTTTCTTCCTCAAGCACAACGCAGAGGCCGATGCCGTCGATGTTCTGTCCGAGCTGGAGATGATCGACCAAATCGAGCAGTACATTGACGAGAACACTTACTCGCGCGTAGCTCTGTATATGGTCAG CAACGTACCTCTCCTCACATACCCGGACAACGACAAGTTCCTCCGCACCACGTATCGCATCTACGCCAAATACAAGCAGTACACACAAGCCATGACAATCGCCATTCGGTTACATGACAATGATTTGATCATGAACGCATTCACTGCCACAAACGACAAGTCGATTCGGAGACAGATGGCCCTCCTGTGCGGTCGACAGCGGATATGCATAGACGCAACtgacgacgatgacgcgGAGCTCCAAGAGTGCATGAACAATACACGGCTGACTGATCACTTCCAGGCGTTGGGCAAGGAACTCAACATCTTAGACCCCAAGACGCCAGACGACATCTACAAAACACATCTTGAGAGCAGCAGGACCGCGGGACTTACCAACACTGATAGTGCCAGACACAATCTCGCTTCTGCCTTTGTCAACGCCTTCGTAAACGCTGGGTTTGCCAACGATAAACTCATGCTAGCAGAGAACACAAAGGCCAGTTGGGTATGGAAAACAAAGGAGGAAGGCATGCTTTCGACCACAGCATCGCTGGGTATGCTCATGCTTTGGGATGTTGAGGAGGGTCTGGACAAAGTCGATCCCTTCACCCACGTCGAGGATGACATGGTCAAGGCTGGTGCTATGCTTGCTACGGGCATCTTCAACTCCGGCGTCCGCATGGACTCCGATCCTGCCATTGCTCTATTGGGTGACGAAGACAACATCAACTCTAAGAACAAGAATATTCGTCTGGCTTCCATCATGGGTCTCGGCCTCGCATATGCAGGTTCTAATAAGACAGACCTGCTTGAGGTTCTCCTTCCTATTGTCACCGACACCAGCCTCGACATGCAACTTTCTGCCATGGCTGCCCTGTCTCTTGGCATGATTTTCGTCGGTTCGGCAAACGGAGACGTGACTGATGCCCTGATGAACACGCTCTTGGACGAGGACCGAACCAAGCAGCTCAAGGATAAGTGGACACGCTTCATGGCCCTTGGCCTTGCTCTGCTCTTTTTCGGTCAACAGGAAGAAGTTGACGTCATCTTGGAAACTCTAAAGGCGCTCGACCATCCCATGGCCAAGTCTGCATCCGTACTTACCGAAGTATGTGCGTGGGCAGGTACTGGTGCCGTGTTGAAGATCCAGCAATTGCTTCACATCTGCAACGAGCACATTGAAGAGGACGATGAGAAGAAGGGCGACGAGCTACTACAGTCATACGCTGTCATTGGTCTTTCATTAGTCGCCATGGGTGAGGACGTCGGCCAAGAGATGATTCTCCGCACTCTTGGCCACCTAATGCATTACGGCGAGGCCAACATCCGCAAGGCTGTGCCTCTCGCTCTCGGTCTCATCAGCCCCAGTAACCCGCAAATGAAGGTCTACGACACTCTTTCACGATACTCTCACGACAATGACAATGACGTTGCCATCAACGCAATCTTCGCAATGGGTCTCTGCGGTGCTGGCACAAACAACGCCCGTCTTGCACAATTGCTCCGACAACTAGCGAGCTACTACCACCGCGACCCCAATGCCCTCTTCATGGTGCGCATAGCCCAAGGTCTCTTGCACGCAGGAAAGGGCACGCTTTCGCTCAACCCCTTCCACACGGACCGACAGGTACTATCTCGCGTCGCCGCCTCAGGCCTCCTCACCGTCCTCGTCTCTCTCATCGACGCAAAGTCCTTTATTGTCGGCGACTCACATTACCTGCTCTACTACCTGACCACGGCCATGGCACCGCGCTTCCTCATCACACTCGATGAGGAACTCAAGCCGCTTATCGTCAACGTTCGCGTTGGTCAGGCAGTGGATATTGTAGGCCAGGCAGGTCGGCCAAAGACCATTACCGGATGGCAGACACAGAGCACGCCTGTGCTACTGGCACACGGCGAGAGGGCCGAGCTCGAAGACGAAAAGTATATTAGTTTGACTAATGTGCTGGAGGGCGTTGTCATTCTGCGTAAG AACCCAGAATGGGAAGACTGA
- a CDS encoding RNA-binding protein (RRM domain) codes for MATNGRQQNYAPANAGYKGQHMLNTYNQNGQGHGSAQYLPRGLPMSPHGDAGLQGLTNNMAALNMHASYGSSATSKSAGSGLSNGSSDYGNIPLSSGQGLWVPNQHVLAPMYPMMAGSQQQTGMAPSPSMYNHTGAYVPQAAYQYGQAVVDNSPMPPGWAARMSSTDMPSLMTPRRDSISSNENDNPGTPYGSGGMFRYASNTAIMDRSPNALYSSSATPSPSQLVQHYQVMAPIQKQQTMPTLPPHLLALVHQEPPIPRAIPAPSSPHKPLDRSLENKTGETNVYIRGLLPETTDEMLHMWGKRFGDIQSSKSIIDLKTSLCKGFGFIKYHNFEDAEDCIRGFHYLGYEVSFARESFYSKLKKFADEANTNLYVSNIPKNMNEHELAGIFAPHKVCSSRILRDPSGTGRGVGFARFETRDICDEVIKEFNNTPVSKTGGEEHLIQIRFSDTHEQKMLKQQTAAGRVFRAAEYEGGPIKSDDGTSENGVGIKTNPATPVKTDDKSSSPSRLSARND; via the exons ATGGCTACCAACGGTCGTCAGCAAAACTATGCGCCTGCCAATGCAGGGTACAAGGGCCAGCATATGCTCAACACGTACAACCAGAACGGCCAAGGTCACGGGTCTGCCCAATACCTCCCTCGAGGTCTGCCTATGTCTCCCCACGGTGATGCCGGGTTGCAAGGTCTGACGAACAACATGGCAGCCCTGAACATGCACGCCTCGTACGGCTCCTCTGCAACTTCAAAGTCTGCCGGCTCTGGTCTGTCCAACGGCTCGTCCGACTACGGCAACATCCCCCTCTCCAGCGGTCAGGGTCTTTGGGTCCCGAACCAACATGTCCTCGCTCCCATGTACCCCATGATGGCAGGATCCCAGCAGCAGACTGGCATGGCACCCTCTCCCAGCATGTACAATCACACCGGTGCGTACGTTCCGCAGGCAGCATACCAGTACGGTCAAGCCGTCGTTGACAACAGCCCCATGCCCCCTGGCTGGGCAGCTCGCATGTCTTCGACCGATATGCCTTCGCTCATGACACCCCGTCGCgactccatctcctccaaCGAGAACGACAACCCAGGCACACCTTATGGTAGTGGTGGTATGTTCCGTTATGCGAGCAACACCGCCATCATGGACCGTTCTCCCAATGCTCTTTACTCCAGCAGTGCTACACCCTCACCGTCGCAACTGGTTCAGCACTACCAGGTCATGGCCCCTATCCAGAAGCAGCAGACCATGCCCACGTTGCCTCCCCACCTTTTGGCATTAGTGCACCAGGAGCCTCCCATTCCTCGGGCTATCCCCGCTCCTAGCTCCCCACACAAGCCACTCGACCGTAGCCTGGAGAACAAGACTGGCGAGACCAACGTATACATTCGAGGTCTGCTTCCTGAGACCACCGACGAGATGCTCCACATGTGGGGCAAGCGCTTCGGCGACATCCAGAGCTCCAAGTCCATCATTGACTTGAAGACTAGTCTCTGCAAGGG GTTCGGCTTCATCAAGTACCACAACTTCGAGGATGCCGAGGACTGCATCCGAGGCTTCCACTATCTCGGATATGAAGTCAGCTTCGCTCGG GAATCCTTCTACTCCAAGCTCAAGAAGTTTGCCGACGAGGCCAACACCAACCTCTACGTGTCCAACATCCCCAAGAACATGAATGAGCAT GAACTTGCCGGTATCTTCGCACCCCACAAGGTCTGCTCCAGCAGGATCCTTCGCGACCCCTCTGGTACTGGCCGTGGTGTTGGCTTCGCTCG CTTCGAGACTCGCGACATCTGCGATGAGGTCATCAAAGAGTTCAACAACACCCCGGTTTCCAAGACAGGTGGTGAGGAGCATCTCATCCAGATTCGCTTCTCGGATACCCATGAGCAGAAGATGCTGAAGCAGCAGACTGCAGCTGGTCGTGTCTTCCGTGCTGCGGAGTACGAG GGTGGCCCCATCAAGAGCGACGATGGCACTTCGGAGAATGGTGTCGGCATCAAGACCAACCCCGCCACTCCGGTCAAGACCGATGACAAGTCTTCCTCACCAAGCCGCCTCTCCGCCCGCAACGATTAG
- a CDS encoding CysJ, Sulfite reductase, alpha subunit (flavoprotein), which produces MAQLDTLDILVLAALLVGTVAYFTKGTYWGVTADPYGSSLSVANGAAKAGKSRNIIEKMEETDKNCVVFYGSQTGTAEDYASRISKEGSSRFGLKTMVADLEEYDFDNLDTFPEDKLAVFVLATYGEGEPTDNAVEFYEFLGSEDVSFSEGGSIDDKPLSKLNYVAFGLGNNTYEHYNSMVRNVDKYLTRLGATRLGAAGEGDDGAGTMEEDFLAWKEPMWAAVAEKMGLEEREASYEPVFDVREKPELSAEDDTVYLGEPNKNHLEGNQKGPFNANNPFIAPIVESAELFNAPNRNCLHMEISIAGSNLSYTTGDHIAIWPNNAGKEVDRLFKVLGKEDKRHTVIAVRGLDPTAKVPFPSPTTYDAAVRFHIEINAAVSRQLVSVMAQFAPNDDIKAELVKLGSDKDYFKEQVTDRNLNLGQLLEIVGKGVTWDKIPFSFLFETMVKIQPRYYSISSSSLVQKDKISITAVVESIEKPGAPYALKGVTTNYLLALKQKQHGDPNPDPHGLDYAITGPRNKYDGIHVPVHVRHSNFKLPSDPSKPIIMVGPGTGVAPFRAFVQERAAQTKAGQTVGKTILFFGCRKQSEDFMYAKEWEQYKDIMGDNFEMHTAFSRDGPNKVYVQHKLEEAGEEVNRLLEQKAYFYVCGDAAHMAREVNVLLGKIISKYRNVPETKGEEIVKAMRAKAVLACAFYFATAFEATTAFRGGW; this is translated from the exons ATGGCGCAACTCGACACGCTGGACATTCTCGTCTTGGCCGCACTCTTGGTCGGCACGGTTGCCTACTTCACAAAGGGCACCTACTGGGGCGTCACCGCAGACCCCTATGGCAGTTCGCTGAGTGTGGCCAATGGCGCCGCAAAGGCTGGCAAGTCACGCAACATAATAGAGAAGATGGAGGAGACGGACAAGAACTGCGTCGTCTTCTACGGTAGCCAGACTGGTACTGCCGAAGACTATGCCTCGCGCATATCCAAGGAGGGGTCTTCCCGCTTCGGCCTCAAGACCATGGTCGCCGACTTGGAGGAATACGACTTTGACAACCTCGACACCTTCCCCGAAGATAAGCTCGCTGTCTTCGTCCTGGCCACGTACGGCGAGGGCGAGCCCACCGATAACGCTGTCGAATTCTACGAGTTCCTTGGTTCCGAAGATGTCTCCTTCTCCGAAGGTGGCAGCATCGACGATAAGCCCCTCTCAAAGCTCAACTACGTCGCTTTCGGTCTTGGAAACAACACATATGAACACTACAACTCCATGGTTCGCAACGTCGACAAATACTTGACAAGGCTTGGTGCTACCAGACTGGGCGCTGCTGGCGAGGGCGACGATGGTGCTGGTACAATGGAAGAGGACTTTCTCGCCTGGAAGGAGCCCATGTGGGCTGCTGTTGCTGAAAAGATGGGCTTGGAAGAGCGCGAGGCTTCATACGAGCCCGTCTTCGACGTCAGGGAGAAGCCAGAACTTTCTGCCGAAGATGATACTGTCTACCTGGGCGAGCCCAACAAGAACCACCTCGAGGGCAACCAAAAGGGTCCTTTCAACGCCAACAACCCCTTTATCGCCCCCATCGTCGAATCCGCCGAGCTTTTCAATGCCCCCAACCGAAACTGCCTGCACATGGAGATTAGCATCGCTGGCTCCAACCTGTCCTACACTACCGGTGATCACATCGCCATCTGGCCCAACAACGCTGGCAAGGAAGTCGATCGGCTGTTCAAGGTCCTCGGAAAGGAGGACAAGCGTCACACCGTCATCGCTGTCAGAGGTCTTGACCCCACTGCCAAGGTCCCCTTCCCTTCGCCGACAACCTACGATGCCGCCGTCCGTTTCCACATTGAAATCAACGCTGCTGTATCCCGTCAACTCGTTTCTGTAATGGCTCAGTTCGCACCCAACGATGATATCAAGGCTGAATTGGTGAAACTTGGTAGCGACAAGGACTACTTCAAGGAGCAAGTCACCGATCGCAACCTGAACCTGGGACAGCTCCTCGAGATTGTTGGCAAGGGCGTAACGTGGGACAAGATTCCCTTCAGCTTCTTGTTTGAGACCATGGTCAAGATTCAACCCCGCTACTACTCCATCTCTTCATCTTCGCTGGTCCAGAAAGACAAGATCTCTATTACTGCTGTTGTCGAATCCATCGAGAAGCCCGGTGCACCATATGCCCTCAAGGGAGTCACTACCAACTATCTTCTGGCGCTGAAGCAAAAGCAACATGGCGACCCCAACCCGGATCCGCATGGCCTAGACTACGCTATCACGGGACCGCGCAACAAGTACGATGGTATCCACGTCCCGGTACATGTCCGCCACTCAAACTTCAAGCTCCCCTCAGATCCATCAAAGCCTATCATCATGGTTGGTCCTGGTACTGGTGTCGCACCTTTCCGTGCTTTCGTCCAGGAGCGAGCCGCGCAAACAAAGGCCGGACAAACTGTGGGCAAGACCATTCTTTTCTTCGGATGCAGAAAACAATCAGAGGACTTCATGTACGCCAAGGAGTGGGAG CAATATAAGGATATCATGGgcgacaacttcgaaatGCATACTGCCTTTTCGCGAGACGGCCCTAACAAGGTCTACGTTCAGCACAAGCTTGAGGAGGCGGGCGAAGAGGTGAACAGGCTGCTCGAGCAAAAGGCCTACTTCTACGTCTGCGGTGATGCCGCACACATGGCCCGTGAAGTAAATGTCCTACTCGGCAAGATCATCTCCAAATACCGCAATGTACCAGAGACAAAGGGAGAGGAAATTGTCAAGGCAATGAGGGC AAAGGCTGTTCTTGCATGTGCATTTTATTTTGCGACGGCGTTTGAAGCAACGACAGCATTCCGTGGTGGATGGTAG